The following coding sequences lie in one Halarcobacter mediterraneus genomic window:
- a CDS encoding GGDEF domain-containing protein, producing the protein MNIKSLDEGKLNLFNHYWENSADNMFLATLDEDTGDFIVEEINPSQQKDLGIEENIKHKKIKDLIGDEKAKDLKEKYLKCLEKKSPMMEDETIEINGEKRFYNTMIIPVNDQATGQKHIIGISRDLTDVINTKEKLQKLSKEIDTLTNEKNNNFEETQNNIKMLAFNDPLTGIGNRRYLNDHAIKTISLAHRYDSCLTFMVLDIDNLNEINKKHGHTFGDTVIKEIAELLKASIRESDILSRYSGEEFLLLLPMTSLEAAQILGERLLDKVRALDFSTYDKFEVSITASIGISALNEPQDNLDILLQKTYNALDKAKEYGKNQMVSYISESSYKIHT; encoded by the coding sequence ATGAACATCAAAAGTTTAGATGAAGGAAAATTAAATTTATTTAATCATTATTGGGAAAATTCAGCAGATAATATGTTCTTAGCAACACTAGATGAAGATACTGGGGATTTTATAGTTGAAGAAATAAACCCTTCTCAACAAAAAGATTTAGGAATAGAAGAAAATATAAAGCACAAAAAGATAAAAGACTTAATTGGAGATGAAAAAGCTAAAGATTTAAAAGAAAAATACTTAAAATGTTTAGAAAAAAAATCTCCTATGATGGAAGATGAAACTATTGAAATTAATGGAGAAAAAAGGTTTTATAATACTATGATTATTCCTGTAAATGATCAAGCAACAGGACAAAAACACATTATTGGTATTTCAAGAGATTTAACAGATGTAATTAATACAAAAGAAAAACTACAAAAACTAAGTAAAGAAATTGATACTCTAACAAATGAAAAAAACAATAACTTCGAAGAAACTCAAAATAATATAAAGATGTTAGCATTTAATGACCCTTTAACAGGCATAGGGAATAGAAGATATTTAAATGACCATGCAATTAAAACTATCTCTTTAGCACATAGATATGATAGTTGCTTAACATTTATGGTTTTAGATATTGATAACTTAAATGAAATAAATAAAAAACATGGACATACTTTTGGAGATACAGTTATAAAAGAAATTGCAGAACTACTTAAAGCAAGTATTAGAGAATCTGATATTTTATCAAGGTATTCAGGTGAAGAATTTTTATTATTACTACCAATGACATCATTAGAAGCTGCTCAAATATTAGGAGAAAGACTATTAGATAAAGTTAGAGCTTTAGACTTTAGCACTTATGATAAATTTGAAGTTTCAATTACTGCAAGTATAGGTATCTCTGCATTAAATGAACCACAAGACAACTTAGATATTTTATTACAAAAAACATATAATGCTTTAGATAAAGCAAAAGAGTATGGTAAGAATCAAATGGTTTCTTACATTAGTGAAAGTTCTTATAAAATACACACTTGA
- a CDS encoding GGDEF domain-containing protein: MFKSIFSNRFFLIFIFSFISILLFFILSSVNKFENNFEKKVFEIATVDIIQIVKNTSKSIASKLNDSSNYINKIKKSTSLQKDIEDEISLLITNNIKYVYLLYKDEKGIYRFLADGAKKGEKAFINQKFDVESSKWDDVYISKKTVLIKQPLLHQLSVTFIEPILNNNEVELLLVLDFSIDKAKDINEVIILVKDIIIAINIGIIFFILILIIQTIKYYSINKIAYVDSLTNVYNRNYLQRNENKINLEDYTLAVLDIDYFKKINDTFGHQVGDLILKEVGSIMLESIRLKDDIIIRYGGEEFIILSKKQYTDEDNNLSAINRIFNKVRNNTFNVLKNKKIKVTVSMGINLEPHKSKSFKEAFRLADDALYQAKQDGRDRIVIHE; encoded by the coding sequence ATGTTTAAAAGTATTTTCTCTAATAGATTTTTTTTAATATTTATTTTTTCATTTATCTCAATATTACTTTTTTTTATTCTTTCTTCAGTTAATAAATTTGAGAATAATTTTGAAAAAAAAGTTTTTGAAATTGCTACAGTAGATATTATTCAGATAGTTAAAAATACATCAAAATCAATTGCTAGTAAACTAAATGACTCTTCTAATTATATTAATAAAATAAAAAAATCAACTTCTTTACAAAAAGATATTGAAGATGAAATCTCTCTTTTAATAACTAATAATATCAAATATGTATATTTACTTTATAAAGATGAAAAAGGCATATATAGATTTTTAGCAGATGGTGCAAAAAAAGGTGAAAAAGCATTTATAAATCAGAAGTTTGATGTGGAAAGTTCAAAATGGGATGATGTTTACATTAGTAAAAAAACAGTTTTGATTAAGCAACCATTACTTCATCAATTATCTGTTACTTTTATTGAACCAATTTTAAATAATAATGAAGTAGAATTATTACTTGTTTTAGACTTTTCTATAGATAAAGCTAAAGATATTAATGAGGTTATTATTTTAGTTAAAGATATAATTATTGCCATAAATATAGGGATTATCTTTTTCATTCTTATTTTAATAATACAAACAATTAAATATTATTCAATTAATAAAATAGCTTATGTTGATTCATTAACAAATGTATATAATCGTAATTATCTACAAAGAAATGAAAATAAAATTAATCTAGAAGACTATACTTTAGCTGTTTTGGATATTGATTATTTTAAAAAAATCAATGATACTTTTGGACATCAAGTTGGAGATTTAATTTTAAAAGAAGTTGGGTCAATAATGTTAGAATCTATACGATTAAAAGATGATATTATTATAAGATATGGTGGGGAAGAGTTTATAATTTTATCTAAAAAACAATATACAGATGAAGATAATAACTTAAGTGCAATAAATAGAATATTTAATAAAGTAAGAAATAATACTTTTAATGTTTTAAAAAATAAAAAAATAAAAGTTACCGTATCCATGGGTATTAATTTGGAACCTCATAAATCAAAAAGTTTTAAAGAAGCTTTTAGACTAGCTGATGATGCTTTATATCAAGCAAAACAAGATGGTAGAGATAGAATTGTTATTCATGAATAA
- a CDS encoding SpoIIAA family protein encodes MIKEKSTNNKERIKKSLYFSAGLTVVSSFFTDKNIGKKINTASALSTVGLATWYLFLNKESTKKEIEESTTDKLAIHLHTFYIEFSIKGILTKKEFNAFEEKIESLLKLYSIPKINILIDITESEGIEIKSLWDDFLFSIRHFKEINKVSIVGNNKFEEYTIKVTNKIISKEIMYFETFDEAHKWLLK; translated from the coding sequence ATGATAAAAGAAAAATCAACTAATAATAAAGAAAGAATCAAAAAAAGTCTTTATTTCTCAGCAGGACTAACTGTAGTAAGCTCTTTTTTTACTGATAAAAACATAGGTAAAAAAATTAATACAGCTTCAGCACTAAGTACTGTAGGTTTAGCAACTTGGTATTTATTTTTAAATAAAGAATCAACAAAAAAAGAAATAGAAGAATCTACTACTGATAAATTAGCTATTCATTTACATACTTTTTATATAGAATTTTCTATAAAAGGTATTCTTACAAAAAAAGAGTTTAACGCTTTTGAAGAAAAAATTGAAAGTTTATTAAAACTTTACTCAATACCTAAAATAAATATTCTTATAGATATTACAGAAAGTGAAGGTATTGAAATCAAATCTTTATGGGATGACTTCTTATTTTCTATTAGGCATTTCAAGGAAATTAATAAAGTTTCAATTGTAGGAAATAATAAATTTGAAGAATATACTATAAAGGTTACAAATAAAATTATTTCTAAAGAAATTATGTATTTTGAAACATTTGATGAAGCACATAAGTGGCTATTAAAATAA
- a CDS encoding ABC transporter substrate-binding protein, translated as MKYSNIFIKYIFVFILFVSSLFATKLENMSLRLQWKHQFEFAGFYAAKELGYYKEAGINLDILEYDSNIDIFEEIVNNKVDFAIWGSGVIEKAMNGESIVLLANYFKRSPLAIITNPDIRFPSELKGKSLMIAKKDHESANYHQMFKFFDMNMNDMKLIPSSFNIQDFIDKKIDAYSSFLTNEIYLLQEKGIQYNILDPSNYGVELYDVNLFTSKKVLKENPELVKKFIEATNKGWDYALKNKEELVNLILEKYNTQNKTKNHLLYEAKETTRMMLPKTYPIGSIDLKKVERIGSVFVEMGMSEPFHNYKSIVYIENKPQINLTKQELNYIKNNKSIPISVMKDFYPFSAKLDGKYLGFVNDLIDLLSKKTGLKFEKKTGEWVENLNKFRNKESFVIADISYKKEREPFTLFTEPYYQIPTLIFVRNDFKNYKGIESLKGKKIGIQKDIFYAKEMSELEEVELFINESIEEMAKALSYGQIDAAIMNLLTMNHYIIKNSLINIKAIDELTLPTVNKEDLRFGVNPDKPILFSIIQKGLASISHKEWNKITHNWIGIQQIYQNSNMSLLEEKTVKEPSITKQKELTNKELINLTKKEENYLKNKTLKMCVAPNWMPFGALDENNNFEGFGADINKIIAKKLNKEIIITNSKSWQESLEKAKNKECDILSLVKNTKDRRKYLKFTQELIFLPYVVVSKKENLFIDDFNEIKNKKFAIVKGYSAENDLKQLYPEAKILIVKSAKEALEKVQKGEVFGYIDATAAIGYAMEKYGFYDLKIISKLPIGYNLSFGVNKDDTVLFNIFKKVVTDIDKKKVAQIYKKWVALKQEKVVDYSLIWKIIGITLFIILIISYWNTKLIFAKKEIEKSNKLLEKAKLDIEKKNKELEQLATTDKLTGIYNRAKLDELLQNEINRSERFNHNFGLCILDIDFFKKVNDTFGHQVGDKVLIEFSNILKNHTRKTDIIGRWGGEEFILIIPEAKQEGISKLIEHLKSIIENTHFCKVGKKTASFGLTFYIKNDTSESMLKRADDALYQAKNKGRNRIVQI; from the coding sequence ATGAAATATAGTAATATTTTTATAAAGTATATTTTTGTCTTTATTTTATTTGTCTCTTCACTATTTGCCACAAAGCTTGAAAATATGAGTCTTAGACTCCAATGGAAACATCAATTTGAGTTTGCAGGTTTTTATGCTGCAAAAGAGCTTGGATATTATAAAGAAGCTGGTATAAATCTTGATATTTTAGAGTATGATTCAAATATTGATATCTTTGAAGAAATAGTTAACAACAAAGTAGACTTTGCTATTTGGGGTAGTGGTGTTATTGAAAAAGCTATGAATGGCGAATCTATAGTCTTACTTGCAAACTATTTTAAAAGATCTCCCCTTGCAATAATTACAAATCCAGACATCAGATTTCCCTCAGAACTAAAAGGCAAAAGTCTGATGATTGCAAAAAAAGACCATGAAAGTGCAAACTATCATCAAATGTTTAAATTCTTTGATATGAACATGAATGATATGAAGTTAATACCTTCTAGTTTTAATATTCAAGATTTTATTGATAAAAAAATAGATGCTTACTCTTCATTTTTAACAAATGAAATTTATCTTCTTCAAGAAAAAGGTATCCAATATAATATTTTAGACCCAAGTAATTATGGGGTTGAACTTTATGATGTAAATCTTTTCACTTCAAAAAAAGTTTTAAAAGAAAATCCTGAACTAGTAAAAAAATTTATTGAAGCTACAAATAAAGGTTGGGATTATGCTTTAAAAAATAAAGAAGAATTAGTAAATCTAATCTTAGAAAAATATAATACTCAAAATAAAACAAAAAATCATCTTCTATATGAAGCAAAAGAAACAACTCGAATGATGCTTCCAAAAACTTATCCTATAGGAAGTATTGATTTAAAAAAAGTTGAAAGAATTGGTTCTGTATTTGTGGAAATGGGGATGAGTGAACCTTTTCATAACTATAAATCTATTGTGTATATTGAAAATAAACCACAAATAAATCTTACAAAACAAGAACTAAACTATATTAAAAACAATAAGTCTATTCCTATTTCTGTTATGAAAGATTTTTATCCTTTCTCTGCAAAGTTAGATGGGAAATACCTTGGTTTTGTTAATGACTTAATTGATTTACTAAGTAAAAAAACAGGTTTAAAATTTGAGAAAAAAACAGGAGAATGGGTAGAAAACCTTAATAAATTTAGGAATAAAGAATCTTTTGTAATAGCTGATATTTCATATAAAAAAGAAAGGGAACCTTTTACTTTATTTACTGAACCTTATTATCAAATTCCTACTTTGATTTTTGTAAGAAATGATTTTAAAAACTACAAAGGAATAGAGAGTTTAAAAGGTAAAAAAATAGGAATTCAAAAAGATATTTTTTATGCAAAAGAGATGTCAGAACTTGAAGAAGTGGAACTTTTTATAAATGAAAGTATAGAAGAGATGGCAAAAGCTTTAAGTTATGGTCAAATTGATGCAGCAATTATGAATCTACTTACAATGAATCACTACATTATAAAAAATAGTTTAATTAATATAAAAGCCATAGATGAATTAACACTTCCTACTGTAAATAAGGAGGATTTACGATTTGGAGTAAATCCTGATAAACCTATACTTTTCAGTATTATTCAAAAAGGCTTAGCTTCAATTTCCCATAAAGAATGGAATAAAATTACACATAACTGGATTGGTATTCAACAAATATATCAAAACTCTAATATGTCTTTATTAGAAGAAAAAACTGTAAAAGAACCCTCAATAACTAAGCAAAAAGAGTTAACTAATAAAGAATTAATAAACCTTACAAAAAAAGAAGAAAATTATCTAAAAAACAAAACATTGAAAATGTGTGTTGCTCCAAACTGGATGCCCTTTGGAGCTCTTGATGAAAATAATAATTTTGAAGGTTTTGGAGCTGATATTAATAAGATAATTGCAAAAAAACTTAATAAAGAGATAATTATTACAAATAGTAAAAGTTGGCAAGAATCTTTAGAAAAAGCAAAAAATAAAGAGTGTGATATTTTATCTCTAGTAAAAAATACAAAAGATAGAAGAAAGTATTTAAAATTTACGCAAGAATTAATTTTTTTACCTTATGTTGTCGTATCAAAAAAAGAAAACTTATTTATAGATGATTTCAATGAAATAAAAAATAAAAAATTTGCTATTGTAAAAGGCTATTCAGCAGAAAATGATTTAAAACAATTATATCCAGAAGCTAAAATATTAATAGTAAAAAGTGCTAAAGAAGCCTTAGAGAAAGTTCAAAAAGGGGAAGTATTTGGATATATAGATGCAACTGCTGCCATAGGATACGCTATGGAAAAATATGGTTTTTATGATTTAAAAATTATTTCAAAGCTTCCTATAGGATATAATCTTTCTTTTGGTGTAAATAAAGATGATACTGTTTTATTTAATATTTTTAAAAAAGTTGTAACTGATATAGATAAAAAGAAAGTTGCTCAAATATATAAAAAATGGGTAGCATTAAAACAAGAAAAAGTTGTAGACTACTCTTTGATTTGGAAGATTATTGGTATTACACTATTTATTATCCTTATTATTAGTTACTGGAATACAAAACTTATTTTTGCAAAAAAAGAGATAGAAAAAAGTAATAAACTTCTGGAGAAAGCAAAACTAGATATTGAAAAAAAGAATAAAGAACTTGAACAATTAGCAACAACAGATAAACTAACAGGAATTTATAATAGAGCTAAGCTTGATGAACTTTTGCAAAATGAAATAAATAGAAGTGAAAGATTCAATCATAATTTTGGTCTATGTATTTTAGATATAGATTTTTTCAAAAAAGTAAATGATACTTTTGGACATCAAGTTGGAGATAAGGTCTTAATAGAGTTTTCTAATATTTTAAAAAATCATACAAGAAAAACAGATATTATAGGCAGATGGGGAGGAGAAGAATTTATACTTATAATTCCAGAAGCTAAACAAGAAGGGATAAGCAAATTAATTGAACACTTAAAAAGTATAATAGAAAATACTCACTTTTGTAAAGTAGGTAAAAAAACTGCAAGTTTTGGTTTAACTTTTTATATAAAAAATGATACAAGTGAGTCTATGTTAAAACGTGCTGATGACGCTTTATATCAAGCTAAGAATAAAGGAAGAAATAGAATAGTTCAAATATAA
- a CDS encoding ABC transporter ATP-binding protein codes for MIKREDIIQIKDLSHSYGEKIIYDKLNLNIKEGSIYGILGKNGVGKSTLINILMGYLKPKNGECLIFGEPSHNLSTKTKENIALLHEGFVAYDYMTIKEYEKFYAPFYEKWNSSVFYDLVDLMKLNYNQKLSTLSFGQKSQVVLGAIFAQDAKLLILDDYSMGLDAGYRKLFIDYLKDYVKNTNKTILITSHVMGDLVGLINDIAIVQRGGIVHQDTMDNFISNFKCYKLNNEEIDKTKIHRIEEYKGNKKLYTFETIENLEEIQTDFEDKFLGFVGKY; via the coding sequence ATGATAAAAAGAGAAGATATTATTCAAATTAAAGACTTATCTCATAGTTATGGAGAAAAAATTATCTATGATAAACTTAATTTAAATATCAAAGAAGGTTCGATTTACGGTATTTTAGGTAAAAATGGTGTTGGGAAGTCTACTTTAATTAATATTTTAATGGGATATTTAAAACCCAAAAATGGTGAATGCCTAATTTTTGGAGAACCTTCGCATAATCTTTCCACAAAGACAAAAGAGAATATTGCATTATTACATGAAGGCTTTGTTGCTTATGACTATATGACTATTAAAGAATATGAAAAATTTTATGCTCCCTTCTATGAAAAGTGGAATAGTTCAGTTTTTTATGATTTAGTCGATTTAATGAAATTAAACTATAATCAAAAACTTTCAACACTATCATTTGGTCAAAAATCTCAAGTAGTTTTAGGGGCAATATTTGCTCAAGATGCAAAACTTTTGATTCTTGATGATTATTCAATGGGTCTTGATGCTGGATACAGAAAACTTTTTATTGATTATTTAAAAGATTATGTAAAAAACACTAATAAAACAATTTTAATTACTTCTCATGTAATGGGTGATTTAGTTGGACTTATAAATGATATAGCAATTGTTCAAAGAGGTGGAATAGTACATCAAGACACTATGGATAATTTTATATCAAACTTTAAATGCTATAAACTAAACAATGAAGAAATTGATAAAACAAAAATACATAGAATCGAAGAATATAAAGGAAATAAAAAACTTTATACTTTTGAGACAATTGAAAATTTAGAAGAAATTCAAACAGATTTTGAAGATAAATTTCTTGGTTTTGTAGGAAAATATTAA
- a CDS encoding cache domain-containing protein, with protein sequence MKSKYKVVFFITILLVILSLSISTVNYYVSLESAQKHLKNQSLPLSLDNIYSDIQKHIIQPYLVSSMMANDTFLQDWLVNEEHNVNKISRYLENIKNKYHMFNAFLVSEKTKKYYTQNGFLEVLNKDNAANNWYFNFLSTEKKHEINLDFNKYLSNSLIMFINYKILDKDLNLIGVTGLALKISYIDDLLKKFRKKHNFIVTFYNSQGDIVLAEREITKEKNIDEIVELKKYKNLILSKKSVLLEYSKGLEQYILNTKYIPELDLYLTVKANLEDFTYDVKKILYFNLFVSLLITFIIATIIYFIIKNYSNKL encoded by the coding sequence ATGAAATCAAAATACAAAGTTGTCTTTTTTATAACAATATTATTAGTAATACTTTCTTTGAGTATTTCAACTGTTAATTATTATGTTTCTTTGGAGTCGGCACAAAAGCATTTAAAAAATCAATCTTTGCCTTTATCTTTAGATAATATTTATTCAGATATTCAAAAACATATAATTCAACCTTATTTAGTTTCTTCAATGATGGCAAATGATACTTTTTTACAAGATTGGTTAGTAAATGAAGAACATAATGTTAATAAAATTTCTAGATATTTAGAAAATATAAAAAATAAATACCATATGTTTAATGCTTTTTTAGTTTCTGAGAAAACAAAAAAATATTATACTCAAAATGGTTTTTTAGAGGTTTTAAATAAAGATAATGCAGCGAACAACTGGTATTTTAATTTTCTTTCTACTGAAAAAAAACATGAAATTAATTTAGATTTTAATAAATATTTATCAAATAGTTTAATTATGTTTATTAATTATAAGATACTTGATAAGGATTTAAATCTTATTGGAGTTACTGGTTTAGCTTTAAAGATTTCATATATTGATGATTTATTAAAAAAATTTAGAAAAAAACATAATTTTATTGTGACTTTTTATAATAGTCAAGGAGATATAGTTTTAGCAGAAAGGGAAATAACAAAAGAAAAAAATATTGATGAAATAGTGGAATTAAAAAAATATAAAAATCTGATTTTATCTAAAAAATCTGTTTTATTGGAGTATTCAAAAGGATTAGAACAATATATTTTAAATACAAAATATATTCCAGAGTTAGATTTATATTTAACTGTAAAAGCTAATTTAGAAGATTTTACTTATGATGTAAAAAAAATATTATATTTTAATCTTTTTGTTTCTCTATTAATAACCTTTATTATTGCTACTATTATATATTTTATTATTAAAAACTATAGCAACAAGTTATAG
- a CDS encoding FeoB-associated Cys-rich membrane protein: MEELFLVILTIFALYYLYKKTFKNSGCNCGSADCSSKKKD, from the coding sequence ATGGAAGAATTATTTTTAGTTATACTTACTATCTTTGCATTATATTATCTTTATAAAAAAACATTTAAAAATAGTGGTTGTAATTGTGGAAGTGCTGATTGTAGTAGTAAAAAGAAAGATTAA
- a CDS encoding TonB-dependent receptor plug domain-containing protein, which produces MKIFVFLLISFFSVLNASTLSNLLKEYEKSSKNSLETIDEKMGYVIVYTKEELELMQYENLSDVLKELPANNLNINKMGLNTISLPGTKTDVTGFFRLYINDHEVSSIYNQSPSLSWSEMPISLIDHIEIYYGEGSFNLGNATGVQFIRVYTKSAKKENGNELYLSQSNKSSNSQSITHSSILENGWTYLFHLTNNNDFPKNSFDKNNLKNDKNSQYLFFNLNSEYINFDMGYTNLQKDVYTGYSSDFMPDDGLLESKNFFLHLTNYLSEDKTFKSTISYDVNNYKYEESNKEGLFLVPIIDLKNINETMPKYYNEDLKFTKVEASLSKKFFLDRHKIYSALNVATKKYKVNNRESINFLNQKSNISDYTDYNKENIYSFMIEEDFKLKENLHLIANYKISKYERKGSTLENDVEYLYRFGGIYLPTEYLGFKTFYTRSYLAPNFFNIDFKEKSENTFKTQKYKYFNFESVLAFGNSKFNIDYYRVKIDDFAYNSPIGFINIEDAVKTNGVILEYEYKIDKKSKIKLNYYKNNLNRNSTNSYEGGYLKYSTKYERFSYFTSLIYKSAYKFLDLDVANSYNLNMGFTYNYTKNLSINLKGQNLLNKPTSSLFNNGIGGDNISINDYNRKFIFGIRWLF; this is translated from the coding sequence ATGAAAATATTTGTTTTTTTACTTATCTCTTTTTTCTCTGTACTAAATGCATCTACTTTAAGTAATTTATTAAAAGAGTATGAAAAATCTTCTAAAAATTCTCTTGAAACAATTGATGAAAAAATGGGTTATGTAATTGTTTATACAAAAGAAGAATTAGAATTAATGCAGTATGAAAATCTTAGTGATGTATTAAAAGAATTACCTGCAAATAATTTGAATATAAATAAAATGGGATTAAATACAATTTCATTACCAGGAACAAAAACTGATGTTACGGGTTTTTTTAGACTTTATATAAATGATCACGAAGTTAGTTCTATTTATAATCAATCTCCTTCTTTATCTTGGTCAGAAATGCCTATTTCTTTAATTGACCATATTGAAATTTACTATGGGGAAGGTTCTTTTAATTTAGGAAATGCAACGGGTGTTCAGTTTATAAGAGTTTATACAAAAAGTGCAAAGAAAGAAAATGGTAATGAATTATATCTCTCTCAATCAAATAAGAGTTCTAACTCTCAAAGTATTACACACTCTAGTATTTTAGAAAATGGTTGGACTTATCTATTTCATTTAACTAATAATAATGATTTTCCAAAAAATAGTTTTGATAAAAACAATTTAAAAAATGATAAAAATTCACAATATCTTTTTTTCAATCTAAATTCAGAGTATATTAATTTTGATATGGGATATACAAATCTTCAAAAAGATGTTTATACAGGATATTCCTCAGATTTTATGCCTGATGATGGACTTTTAGAATCAAAGAATTTCTTTCTACATTTAACTAATTATTTATCAGAAGATAAAACGTTTAAATCGACAATTTCTTATGATGTTAATAATTACAAATATGAAGAATCTAATAAAGAAGGTTTATTTTTAGTTCCTATTATTGATTTAAAAAATATAAATGAAACTATGCCTAAGTATTATAATGAAGACTTGAAGTTTACAAAAGTAGAAGCCTCTCTTTCAAAAAAGTTTTTTCTTGATAGGCATAAAATTTATTCTGCGTTAAATGTTGCAACTAAAAAATATAAAGTAAATAATAGAGAAAGTATTAACTTCTTAAATCAAAAATCAAATATTAGTGATTATACAGATTATAATAAAGAAAATATTTATTCTTTTATGATTGAAGAAGATTTTAAATTAAAAGAAAATTTACATTTAATTGCTAACTATAAAATTAGTAAATACGAAAGAAAAGGTTCTACTCTTGAAAATGATGTAGAATATTTATATAGATTTGGGGGAATATATCTTCCTACAGAGTATTTAGGCTTTAAAACTTTTTATACAAGAAGTTATTTAGCTCCAAATTTTTTTAATATAGACTTTAAAGAAAAAAGTGAGAATACTTTTAAGACTCAAAAGTATAAGTATTTTAATTTTGAAAGTGTTTTAGCCTTTGGCAATTCTAAATTTAATATTGATTATTATAGGGTTAAAATAGATGATTTTGCTTATAATTCTCCAATTGGATTTATAAATATTGAAGATGCTGTTAAAACAAATGGAGTGATTTTAGAATATGAATACAAAATTGATAAAAAAAGTAAAATAAAACTAAACTATTATAAAAATAATTTAAATAGAAATTCTACAAACTCTTATGAAGGTGGATATCTTAAATATAGTACTAAATATGAAAGGTTCAGTTACTTTACTTCTTTAATATATAAAAGTGCTTATAAGTTTTTAGATTTAGATGTAGCAAATAGTTATAATCTAAATATGGGTTTTACTTATAACTATACTAAAAATTTAAGTATTAATTTAAAAGGTCAAAATCTGCTAAATAAACCTACAAGTTCTTTATTTAACAATGGAATTGGTGGTGATAATATTTCTATAAATGATTATAATAGAAAATTCATTTTTGGTATTAGGTGGCTGTTTTGA